The Erinaceus europaeus chromosome 4, mEriEur2.1, whole genome shotgun sequence genomic sequence atcttgaCCTTCCCTCTCGGCTTCTCTGcccatatcaaataaataatgtgCGTCCATGGAAAACATAAACCTGGTTTAGAGCTTAAGGACAGGTTCTAACACTATGTGTTCCTTCATAGCTGCCCTCCCCGGAGAGGAACTTCTCTGTTGTGTCTGTCGCTCTGAAACTGTGGTTCCTGGGAACCGGCTGGTCAGCTGTGAAAAGTGTCGCCACGGTGAGAGGGCAGGATACTTGACTAGTTCAGCTTGCTCTGGCTTTCCTGGCTCTTCTTTCCAACACTAGCCCTTATGCCACCTGTCATGACCAAAGTCCCCAGTCTACTGCCCCAACCAGGCTTTTCAAGATCAAAGAGAAGCAACCATAGAATGAGGATGTATGTGGTGTAGGCAGAAGGGACTCAAATATATCCTTTTAAAATCATGACCTCGGGCAAATCTCTAAACCTTTAAGATTCTCTGTTTCCTCGGCTGTTGATTCATATACCCAGCCTAGTACCTTGATCTATGGTCAAGGATGAAATGAGATGATCTGTCCTATCCTAATATCTAGCACACACAGGTATGAAATACACTGCCAATACTGTCAACATCTGTCATTATTTAGCTTATCATCAGGACTGCCATGTTCCAAGGGCCCCAGCccctggagagggagagggcacatCCTGGGTCTGCCGCCAGTGCGTCTTTGCCATCGCCACCAAGGTAACCTCCCACCCGCAGCCTACTCCCCAGCCTTGCCtctccccaccctaaggttcctgcCCAATCTGTCTCTGTAGAGGGGTGGTGCGCTGAAAAAGGGACCCTACGCCCGGGCCATGCTAAGCATGAAGCTCTCTCTGCCATATGGACTAAAGGGACTGGAATGGGACGCTGGACATCTGAGCAACCGGCAGCAGAGCTACTGCTATTGTGGTGGCCCTGGGGAGTGAGTAATGAGGGGCAGGGGTTGAGAAATAAGTGTTGTAGTGACAGGAAATCCCAGGgaatgagggagaaagaatggGGTGACtggatggttattattattattattttaaagattttatttattaatgagaaagataggagagagaaagaaccagacatcactctggcacatgtgctgccagggatcaaactcaggacctcatgcttgagagtccaaagtcttatcactgtgccacctcccggaccattgttattatttttaccagagcactccacaGCTccggcttttggtggtgctgggacttgaacctgggactttagagtttcagacatgaaggtcttctgccataatcattatgctatctccctggccttgaGTTTTCAAAAGGGGTGGAGGGAAGGTAGTTGATAAAGAGAGTTTGGGCCACTAATGGGTGTCTGGAGGTCACTAGTTCTGTGTTCCCCTTAGGTGGAACCTGAAAATGCTACAGTGTCAGCACTGCCTGCAGTGGTTTCATGAGGCTTGCACCCAATGTCTGAGCAAGCCCCTCCTCTACGGAGACAGGTGAGATAACTGCTCCCTGCCAGTTGCCCTCACCTGTCTGCTCCCATGCACTTTTCTTAGCCTTTGAAACTTTCCTCACCTGTCCTATCCTTGCTTGTGAGTCCTTCATAGCTTGGTGTAGTTTTCCTGTGTGATTTGTGTTCTCTTCTTCTTACATCCAGATTTTATGAATTTGAATGTTGTGTATGCCGGGGAGGCCCGGAGAAGGTCAGGAGGCTACAGCTTCGCTGGTGAGTTGGATTGGGCACGACCTCAGTATAGCTCAACACCAACAGTATTTTACCTTTCATGCCCCAGCTATCTCCCACCTGGCTTTTGTGATACTTCCCTTATCTTGACAACCTGATGTTTCTTTAGGGTGGATGTGGCCCATCTTGTTCTCTATCACCTCAGTGTTTGCTGTAAGAAAAAATACTTTGATTTTGACCGTGAGATACTCCCCTTCACCTCTGAGAATTGGGACAGTTTGCTTCTTGGGGAGGTAAGGGGTACTGCAGCTTTGAACAGGGAGATATgaagaaaaggggaaaggagGAATCATTGTTCCCTGATTCttattttccttcccttcctcaccTCATCCCCAGCTCTCAGATACACCCAAGGGAGAACGTTCTTCTAAGCTCCTCTCTGCTCTCAACAGCCACAAAGACCGGTGAGTTGGAAGGAAGCTCAGAAAGAACTGGAGATAGGGAAGGAAGCCTGGGAGGAAAGGGCCTTTAACCCATCTGCAAGGTCATCTATGAAGTGGATTGAATGGCATATGAGGGGCTCTTCTCCACAACACTCTCATTTCTCTCCCTACCCCAGTTTCATTTCAGGAAGGGAGATTAAGAAGAGGAAATGCTTATTTGGTCTTCATGCTCGCATCCCTCCCCCTGTGGAGTCCCTTACTGGAGATGGAGACCCAACCAGGTCACTGGTCCAGGGGAGATGGGAGAATCTGCTGGGCATTAatgtggaggtgggggggaggcatATGGGAATGGGGAGGTCTTTGGGGGGTATtcgggagggggctggggggataAGGAGGCCTCTTACAGCTTCCCTTcagggcagggccctgggggaggggTCTCACGTCCCCCGGGGAAGCGCCGGAGATCGGAGCCAGATGCTGTGAGGAGGAGGCAGAAGGGGAAAATGGAGGAGCTGGGGCCACCCTCAGCAGTGCGCAATCAGCCTGGGCCCGAGGAGCAGAGGGAGCGGGCACGTCTGCAGAGCGCACTGCAGGTACAGGGGCAGGGGGGAGTCAACGGGGTAGATGGTGGTGTGGGAAGGAACGAAGGATTCTCAGTCCTCTGCTCCTTTTTCTAGGCCTCGGTGTCTCCACCATCCCCCAGCCCTAACCAGAGTTACCAGGGCAGCAGCGGCTACAACTTCCGGCCCACAGATGCCCGCTGCCTGCCCAGGTCTGTGCTCCTCCACCCTCCAACCAGATGAACTTCCTTGGAGCCTCTTCCAATTGTCTACATCCTCTTCACTTTCTCATCTAgaattcttcctctttcccttggGCACCCAATTCTTGTTTTAGAGGGATTTCTAAAACCCTGGCCCCCTCAATATTTTAGGGATCAAGGCTCCTTTGTGGAAGAGGGCTAGTGTTGGAGCTCTGCCATACTCAGGTGGAGAGGGTTTTATGCCCCTACTTCAGATTGTAACTTCCCCTTTCTCATCCCCAGCAGTCCCATCCGGATGTTTGCTTCCTTTCACCCCTCTGCCAGCACTGCAGGGACCTCTGGGGATGGTGAACCCCCAGACAGGTGAGATTCCACCTCTTAATCTTTCACACTTCTTTTTGTCCATGTCTTTAAGTTTCTTGGTATCTAACCATTTCTTGATTCTTCTGATCCATATGTGATCTCCATTTTTTattagtcttttaaatttttaccagagcactactcagctcaggcttataatggtgctcagggtggaacctgggacctctggttaCAGGTTCTCTGGTTACAAAGCCTTTGTGTAACTTTGCTATCTCCTCAAGCCTGGTTTGTCTTTATCTGCATGTGGACTCCCAACTGCCTTCTCTTCTAGGTCACCCCTGGAACTTCACATTGGTTTCCCCACAGACATCCCTAAAAGTGCCCCCCACTCGATGACTGCTTCATCTTCCTCAGTCCCAGCTCATTCCCCAGGTCTTCCTAGACGCTCAGCACCCCCTTCCCCTTTGTGCCGTAGTTTGTCTCCTGGGACCGGGGGAGGAGTCCGAGGTGGGGTTGGCTACCTGTCCCGAGGGGACCCTGTTCGTGTCCTTGCTCGGAGAGTACGGCCTGATGGCTCTGTGCAGTACCTGGttgagtggggaggtgggggtatcTTCTGAACAGCCTCTACCCACCCCATTCACACACAAGGCACTTTCAATACCCTGACCTCTGACCTCACCAACAGCTGGGATGTACCTGGGAAAGTAGGGGGTAGTTCTTCCTACTACCCAGGCTGGAATCCAAGTGAGGGGCTGGGGAAGATACTTCTCTACTCCTTTCATGATTCCTgactcctccccctcaccccatttcctttgatgttattttgttacagctttttaa encodes the following:
- the PHF1 gene encoding PHD finger protein 1 isoform X2, whose amino-acid sequence is MAQPPRLSRSGAPSLWDPASSATTSGLRPRLWEGQDVLARWTDGLLYLGTIKKVDSTREVCLVQFEDDSQFLVLWKDISPAALPGEELLCCVCRSETVVPGNRLVSCEKCRHAYHQDCHVPRAPAPGEGEGTSWVCRQCVFAIATKRGGALKKGPYARAMLSMKLSLPYGLKGLEWDAGHLSNRQQSYCYCGGPGEWNLKMLQCQHCLQWFHEACTQCLSKPLLYGDRFYEFECCVCRGGPEKVRRLQLRWVDVAHLVLYHLSVCCKKKYFDFDREILPFTSENWDSLLLGELSDTPKGERSSKLLSALNSHKDRFISGREIKKRKCLFGLHARIPPPVESLTGDGDPTSFPSGQGPGGGVSRPPGKRRRSEPDAVRRRQKGKMEELGPPSAVRNQPGPEEQRERARLQSALQASVSPPSPSPNQSYQGSSGYNFRPTDARCLPSPIRMFASFHPSASTAGTSGDGEPPDRSPLELHIGFPTDIPKSAPHSMTASSSSVPAHSPGLPRRSAPPSPLCRSLSPGTGGGVRGGVGYLSRGDPVRVLARRVRPDGSVQYLVEWGGGGIF
- the PHF1 gene encoding PHD finger protein 1 isoform X1, whose product is MAQPPRLSRSGAPSLWDPASSATTSGLRPRLWEGQDVLARWTDGLLYLGTIKKVDSTREVCLVQFEDDSQFLVLWKDISPAALPGEELLCCVCRSETVVPGNRLVSCEKCRHAYHQDCHVPRAPAPGEGEGTSWVCRQCVFAIATKRGGALKKGPYARAMLSMKLSLPYGLKGLEWDAGHLSNRQQSYCYCGGPGEWNLKMLQCQHCLQWFHEACTQCLSKPLLYGDRFYEFECCVCRGGPEKVRRLQLRWVDVAHLVLYHLSVCCKKKYFDFDREILPFTSENWDSLLLGELSDTPKGERSSKLLSALNSHKDRFISGREIKKRKCLFGLHARIPPPVESLTGDGDPTSFPSGQGPGGGVSRPPGKRRRSEPDAVRRRQKGKMEELGPPSAVRNQPGPEEQRERARLQSALQASVSPPSPSPNQSYQGSSGYNFRPTDARCLPSSPIRMFASFHPSASTAGTSGDGEPPDRSPLELHIGFPTDIPKSAPHSMTASSSSVPAHSPGLPRRSAPPSPLCRSLSPGTGGGVRGGVGYLSRGDPVRVLARRVRPDGSVQYLVEWGGGGIF